The Vidua chalybeata isolate OUT-0048 chromosome 6, bVidCha1 merged haplotype, whole genome shotgun sequence genome has a segment encoding these proteins:
- the NKX2-1 gene encoding homeobox protein Nkx-2.1 produces MSMSPKHTTPFSVSDILSPLEESYKKVGMEASNLGAPLSAYRQSQVSQPAMQQHPMGHNGTVTAAYHMTAAGVPQLSHATMGGYCNGNLGNMSELPPYQDTMRNSASATGWYGTNPDPRFSSISRFMAPSSGMNMGGMGSLGSLGDVSKSMAPLQSTPRRKRRVLFSQAQVYELERRFKQQKYLSAPEREHLASMIHLTPTQVKIWFQNHRYKMKRQAKDKAAQQQMQQENGSCQQQQSPRRVAVPVLVKDGKPCQAGSNTPTAAIQSHQQQAATTITVATNGNSLGQHQSHQTNSAGQSPDMGQHSASPSSLQSQVSSLSHLNSSTSDYGTAMSCSTLLYGRTW; encoded by the exons CGATGAGCCCAAAGCATACGACTCCTTTCTCAGTGTCTGACATCTTGAGTCCTTTGGAGGAAAGCTACAAGAAAGTGGGCATGGAGGCCAGTAACTTGGGGGCTCCCCTGTCAGCCTACAGACAGTCTCAGGTTTCTCAGCCGGCCATGCAGCAGCACCCCATGGGCCACAACGGAACAGTGACTGCCGCCTACCATATGACAGCGGCAGGGgtcccccagctctcccatgcTACGATGGGGGGCTATTGCAATGGGAACCTGGGCAACATGAGCGAGCTGCCGCCTTACCAGGACACCATGAGGAACAGCGCTTCGGCGACAGGATGGTACGGCACCAACCCGGATCCCCGCTTTTCCTCAA TCTCCCGCTTCATGGCGCCGTCCTCGGGCATGAACATGGGAGGCATGGGCAGCCTCGGCTCCCTGGGAGACGTGAGCAAGAGCATGGCCCCGCTCCAGAGCACGCCGCGGAGGAAACGGAGGGTCCTTTTTTCGCAGGCCCAGGTTTACGAGCTGGAGAGACGTTTCAAGCAACAGAAATACCTCTCCGCCCCGGAGAGGGAACATTTAGCCAGCATGATACATCTCACCCCGACTCAGGTCAAAATCTGGTTCCAGAATCACCGCTACAAGATGAAACGCCAGGCCAAAGACAAGGCTGCGCAGCAGCAGATGCAACAGGAGAAcggctcctgccagcagcagcagtctcccagaagggtggcagtgccagtgctTGTGAAGGATGGCAAGCCCTGCCAAGCAGGCTCCAACACACCCACAGCAGCTATCCAGAGCCATCAGCAGCAGGCAGCTACAACGATCACAGTGGCTACCAATGGCAACAGCCTCGGACAGCATCAGAGCCACCAGACAAACAGTGCGGGGCAGTCTCCAGACATGGGACAGCACTCGGCCAGCccttcctctctgcagagccaaGTCTCCAGTTTGTCTCACCTAAACTCTTCTACTTCTGACTATGGCACTGCCATGTCTTGCTCCACCTTGCTATACGGTAGGACCTGGTAA